The genomic stretch GGCATTTATTTTTCCGTCATCAAGGATCATGATCTGGTCGGCATCCATGATAGAGGATATCCGCTGGCTGATAATGATCTTTGTCATGCCGGGAAGGGATTTTTCCAGGCCCTCTTTAATCTTTGCTTCTGTCTCGGTATCAAGGGCGCTTGTAGAATCGTCCAGAATGAGTACCTTTGGCGCTTTTAAGATCGCTCTCGCAATGCATAGCCGCTGTTTCTGTCCGCCTGAGACGTTAACACCTCCCTGCCCCAGCTCCGTATCATATCCATGATCCAGTCGGCCGATAAATTCATTAACACAGGCAATGCTGCATGCTCTTTCTATTTCTTCATCCGTTGCATCCTCTTTTCCCCAGTAAAGATTTTCCTTCACTGAGCCGGAAAAAAGGGTATTCTTCTGTAACACCATGGCAATGGAATCCCTTAGGTGGTCCTGAGTATATTCGTATATAGGATGACCGTCTATGATAATATTACCGGCTGTCACCTCATAGAGCCTTGGAATCAGCTGCACCAGAGTACTTTTGGCGGCACCTGTCTGACCAATGATTCCTACGGTCTCACCGGGCCCAATTTCAAAGGAAATATCGGAAAGCACATATTCCTTTGCATCTTCCTTATATTTAAAGTATACATGTTCAAACCGGATCCTTCCTTCTTTGATGGTGATATCTTTTGCGCGGTCATCATTGATGGTCGGTTCTTCCTCTAAGACTTCTGAAATCCTCTTCCATGAGGTTAAGGACCGGGTAAACAAAAGAAAAACATTGGAAAACATCATAAGAGAATTAAGCACCTGCAATACATAGCTAAGAAAGCTGGTCAGGGCACCTACCTTCATGTTACCGATCATAACCAGGTTTCCGCCAAACCACAGGATACTCAATATGGTCCCATACATAACAAACTGTAAGGCAGGCATATTTAAGGCTGCCAGAGAAAAGGATCTTTCGGAGGAATTCTGTAAATTCATGTTTCCCTCTTTAAATTTACTTATCTCATAATCGCCCCGGACATAAGCCTTTACCACGCGGATGGCGATCAGATTCTCCTGAATGATCCGGTTCACAAGATCAACGGCTCCCTGCATTTTTGTGTATAAGGGTCTTACATTTTTAATGATTGTAAATAAAATGACAGCCAGCACGGGGGCTGCAATTAAAAATACCACAGCCAGTTCGGCATTCAACCGGAAGGAAACGATCAATGCAGTCATCATCATTACTGGAGAACGAAAACCAGGACGCATTCCGTTTGTAATGGAATTCTGGATTGTGGTAACATCGCTGGTCAGCCTTGTTACCAGAGAAGGGGTACTGAACCGGTCCGTGTTAGCAAAAGAATACGTCTGCATTTTTTGAAACTCTGCCATTCGGATCTGAGCTCCCACACCATTTCCGCAGATCGCGGTATACCGGGCGCATGCATGCCCGAGAAAAAGAGAAATAACAGCAAAGAATACCATTTGAAATCCTTTTAGAAATATGTAATTTCTATCACCGTTTGCAACTCCCACATCAATGATGTCAGCCATAATCATGGGAATAACTAATTCAAAAATGGTTTCCGCCTCAATACAGATGATCGCAAGAATGAATTCTTTTTTGTACTTTTTTGCATAGAGAATTAAATTTTTCATATCAGGCTCCCGTGTTAGTTGTTGTAGCAATTATTGCACTTGCAACAATTGCACACATAACTATTATATCGTGATTCTTTGAATTGTCAATGGATTTTATAGTACCCTTTCTAGAAAATGTAGGCAGGCTGACACCATTTTACGCTCCTCTGCCTGGTTTACTGTTGCCATGGCATTCACAAATCAGAGATTTTTTTAAGAAACCGGATAAAGCAAATCAAAGAGCTATCAAAACTTGCAGCGTCATTTCCCAATAATTTTATTCATAAACTAAGAATCCCTCTCAGACAATGACTTTGTCCGAGAGGGATTTTTCAGATATTTTCATTTTTTATTGGTATATTTACAAGTTGGATCATATAATTATACTGGCAGGTACAAACTGCTGGCAATCGTGTATAGGGTGGTAGGCCTCGATTCTACATAGAATGGAGGTGTTGCTCATGAAGAATTTTGACTTTAAGGACTTAATGTCTTTTGGTATGTTCCTTCTAGCACTGCTGACATTCGTCATTATGACATGTCGCTAAACGCAAAAGACCTTCCCTGTACTTTGGCCGGTCGGGAAAGTCTTTGCTTTTCTAATTAGCCAACCACCCTGTGGCGATTGCCTTTCTTTATTATATTATACATACTCTTTAAAATATTACAAGTACAAGATTTTATTTTAAAATCTTTGTAACTACTTCCTGTTTTAAGCTGTCTAAAGACTGAAATTACAAAAAGCGAAAACCTTATTAAATTAAGGCATTCGCTACAAATAAAAAGGTGCGAGACTGAACCCGAACTGATATGCCCCCTTAAAGTAAGACTTTATAGCGTAGCAGTTTTAACTACTACGCTATTTCTTTATGCAGCTTAAAGACCAAGCTAAAGCAGCATATACCACTTTTTTCTCTTGTCCAAAGGTCATGATTCCCCCTGCAGTGGAATGGTTTGCAGCAGTTTATGAATTCAACCTCACTCACCTCCTATCAACTATTTGCTCTTAGCCTGTTC from Lacrimispora sphenoides JCM 1415 encodes the following:
- a CDS encoding ABC transporter ATP-binding protein, producing the protein MKNLILYAKKYKKEFILAIICIEAETIFELVIPMIMADIIDVGVANGDRNYIFLKGFQMVFFAVISLFLGHACARYTAICGNGVGAQIRMAEFQKMQTYSFANTDRFSTPSLVTRLTSDVTTIQNSITNGMRPGFRSPVMMMTALIVSFRLNAELAVVFLIAAPVLAVILFTIIKNVRPLYTKMQGAVDLVNRIIQENLIAIRVVKAYVRGDYEISKFKEGNMNLQNSSERSFSLAALNMPALQFVMYGTILSILWFGGNLVMIGNMKVGALTSFLSYVLQVLNSLMMFSNVFLLFTRSLTSWKRISEVLEEEPTINDDRAKDITIKEGRIRFEHVYFKYKEDAKEYVLSDISFEIGPGETVGIIGQTGAAKSTLVQLIPRLYEVTAGNIIIDGHPIYEYTQDHLRDSIAMVLQKNTLFSGSVKENLYWGKEDATDEEIERACSIACVNEFIGRLDHGYDTELGQGGVNVSGGQKQRLCIARAILKAPKVLILDDSTSALDTETEAKIKEGLEKSLPGMTKIIISQRISSIMDADQIMILDDGKINAIGTHDQLLADNEIYQDIYFSQQKGGVQS